From Carya illinoinensis cultivar Pawnee chromosome 5, C.illinoinensisPawnee_v1, whole genome shotgun sequence, one genomic window encodes:
- the LOC122311222 gene encoding uncharacterized protein LOC122311222: MFFFFVGGVEQQVRQVLTYGAGKCIACRSPADLVEYEKVLKLFFVPVWRWRGKEPLMHCNNCNLFFPPSYSLPPPPSDSAVPDVLRCRFCKRPVEPEFSFCPFCGSAL, encoded by the coding sequence atgttcttcttctttgtggGAGGAGTAGAGCAACAAGTGCGGCAGGTGCTGACATATGGCGCCGGAAAGTGCATAGCTTGCCGCTCACCGGCCGATCTGGTGGAGTACGAGAAAGTCCTGAAGCTGTTCTTTGTTCCCGTCTGGCGGTGGCGTGGGAAAGAGCCCCTCATGCACTGCAACAATTGCAACCTTTTCTTCCCTCCCTCCTACTCCCTGCCGCCGCCGCCATCAGATTCGGCCGTCCCCGACGTCTTGAGGTGCCGGTTCTGTAAAAGGCCGGTGGAGCCCGAGTTCAGTTTTTGCCCCTTTTGTGGATCTGCTCTGTGA
- the LOC122311221 gene encoding chlorophyllide a oxygenase, chloroplastic isoform X2: MLLHEKVVEVLNPLAREYKSIGTMKKELAELQEELGQAHKQVHISEARIATALDKLAYMEELVNDRLLQDRNSTAPEQTSPSPSTSTQSPKVVQRSLPRKSLNVSGPVQPYHPRLMNFWYPVAFSADLKDDTMIPIDCFEEQWVIFRGKDGKPGCVRNTCAHRACPLHLGSVNEGRIQCPYHGWEYSTDGKCEKMPSTRLLDVKIKSLPCFEQEGMIWIWPGNDPPTATIPSLEPPPGFQVHAEIVMELPVEHGLLLDNLLDLAHAPFTHTSTFAKGWSVPSLVKFLTPASGLQGYWDPYPIDMEFRPPCMVLSTIGISKPGKLGGQSTKQCPTHLHQLHVCLPSSRQKTRLLYRMSLDFAPLLKHIPFMQYLWRHFAEQVLNEDLRLVLGQQERMINGANIWNWPVSYDKLGVRYRLWRGAVEQGAKQLPFDKPV, translated from the exons ATGCTCCTTCACGAAAAG GTTGTAGAAGTTCTAAATCCTTTAGCCCGGGAGTACAAGTCGATTGGCACAATGAAGAAGGAGCTTGCAGAATTGCAGGAAGAATTAGGACAAGCTCACAAACAG GTTCATATATCTGAAGCAAGAATCGCCACTGCTTTGGATAAACTAGCTTACATGGAAGAATTAGTGAATGATAGACTGTTACAAGACAGAAACTCAACGGCACCAGAACAAACATCCCCATCTCCCAGTACATCTACACAATCTCCCAAAGTTGTACAGAGGAGTTTGCCACGTAAAAGCTTGAACGTCTCAGGTCCAGTTCAACCTTACCATCCCCGCTTGATGAATTTCTGGTATCCCGTTGCTTTCTCTGCTGATCTGAAGGATGATACCATG ATTCCAATTGATTGTTTTGAGGAGCAATGGGTCATCTTCCGTGGAAAAGATGGGAAACCTGGATGTGTACGGAACACCTGTGCACATAGGGCATGCCCTCTTCACCTGGGTTCAGTAAATGAGGGTCGCATCCAATGTCCCTACCATG GATGGGAGTACTCAACAGATGGGAAATGTGAGAAAATGCCATCAACGCGATTACTTGATGTGAAGATAAAGTCATTGCCATGTTTTGAGCAAGAGGGGATGATCTGGATTTGGCCTGGCAATGACCCTCCAACAGCCACCATTCCTTCTTTagaacctcctccaggattccAAGTCCATGCTGAG ATTGTCATGGAGCTTCCGGTAGAACATGGGCTACTTCTAGATAATCTTTTGGATCTTGCGCATGCCCCTTTTACCCACACTTCTACCTTCGCCAAGGGATGGAGCGTTCCCAG CTTGGTGAAATTCTTGACACCTGCATCTGGCCTCCAAGGATACTGGGACCCTTATCCCATAGATATGGAATTCCGGCCACCTTGTATGGTGCTATCAACCATAGGGATCTCAAAGCCAGGGAAACTGGGAGGACAGAGTACCAAGCAGTGTCCTACGCACCTTCACCAACTTCATGTGTGCTTACCTTCATCCCGGCAGAAGACAAGATTACTATACAGAATGTCACTGGATTTTGCTCCCCTGCTTAAGCACATTCCTTTCATGCAGTATCTGTGGAGGCATTTCGCAGAACAG GTCTTGAATGAGGATCTGCGGCTTGTACTTGGCCAGCAAGAGCGCATGATCAACGGTGCAAACATCTGGAATTGGCCGGTATCCTACGATAAGCTCGGGGTAAGGTACAGGCTATGGAGAGGAGCTGTGGAGCAAGGAGCTAAGCAACTACCATTCGACAAACCCGTGTAG
- the LOC122311221 gene encoding chlorophyllide a oxygenase, chloroplastic isoform X1, translated as MTTVATASVLCLPISLGRSSKFNTKKGVKGGFRVLAVFAEEGGVEKKVSWGPLFDVEDPRSKVPQCKGKFLDVNQALEVARYDIQYCDWRARQDVLTIMLLHEKVVEVLNPLAREYKSIGTMKKELAELQEELGQAHKQVHISEARIATALDKLAYMEELVNDRLLQDRNSTAPEQTSPSPSTSTQSPKVVQRSLPRKSLNVSGPVQPYHPRLMNFWYPVAFSADLKDDTMIPIDCFEEQWVIFRGKDGKPGCVRNTCAHRACPLHLGSVNEGRIQCPYHGWEYSTDGKCEKMPSTRLLDVKIKSLPCFEQEGMIWIWPGNDPPTATIPSLEPPPGFQVHAEIVMELPVEHGLLLDNLLDLAHAPFTHTSTFAKGWSVPSLVKFLTPASGLQGYWDPYPIDMEFRPPCMVLSTIGISKPGKLGGQSTKQCPTHLHQLHVCLPSSRQKTRLLYRMSLDFAPLLKHIPFMQYLWRHFAEQVLNEDLRLVLGQQERMINGANIWNWPVSYDKLGVRYRLWRGAVEQGAKQLPFDKPV; from the exons ATGACCACCGTAGCTACTGCTTCGGTTCTCTGTTTACCTATCTCTCTCGGTAGATCATCTAAATTCAACACCAAGAAG GGTGTCAAAGGAGGATTTCGGGTGCTTGCTGTATTTGCAGAAGAAGGAGGGGTTGAAAAGAAGGTTTCTTGGGGACCGTTGTTTGATGTGGAAGACCCGAGGTCTAAAGTCCCGCAGTGCAAAGGGAAGTTCTTGGATGTAAACCAAGCCCTGGAAGTGGCTAGATATGATATACAGTACTGTGATTGGCGGGCTCGACAAGATGTGCTCACAATCATGCTCCTTCACGAAAAG GTTGTAGAAGTTCTAAATCCTTTAGCCCGGGAGTACAAGTCGATTGGCACAATGAAGAAGGAGCTTGCAGAATTGCAGGAAGAATTAGGACAAGCTCACAAACAG GTTCATATATCTGAAGCAAGAATCGCCACTGCTTTGGATAAACTAGCTTACATGGAAGAATTAGTGAATGATAGACTGTTACAAGACAGAAACTCAACGGCACCAGAACAAACATCCCCATCTCCCAGTACATCTACACAATCTCCCAAAGTTGTACAGAGGAGTTTGCCACGTAAAAGCTTGAACGTCTCAGGTCCAGTTCAACCTTACCATCCCCGCTTGATGAATTTCTGGTATCCCGTTGCTTTCTCTGCTGATCTGAAGGATGATACCATG ATTCCAATTGATTGTTTTGAGGAGCAATGGGTCATCTTCCGTGGAAAAGATGGGAAACCTGGATGTGTACGGAACACCTGTGCACATAGGGCATGCCCTCTTCACCTGGGTTCAGTAAATGAGGGTCGCATCCAATGTCCCTACCATG GATGGGAGTACTCAACAGATGGGAAATGTGAGAAAATGCCATCAACGCGATTACTTGATGTGAAGATAAAGTCATTGCCATGTTTTGAGCAAGAGGGGATGATCTGGATTTGGCCTGGCAATGACCCTCCAACAGCCACCATTCCTTCTTTagaacctcctccaggattccAAGTCCATGCTGAG ATTGTCATGGAGCTTCCGGTAGAACATGGGCTACTTCTAGATAATCTTTTGGATCTTGCGCATGCCCCTTTTACCCACACTTCTACCTTCGCCAAGGGATGGAGCGTTCCCAG CTTGGTGAAATTCTTGACACCTGCATCTGGCCTCCAAGGATACTGGGACCCTTATCCCATAGATATGGAATTCCGGCCACCTTGTATGGTGCTATCAACCATAGGGATCTCAAAGCCAGGGAAACTGGGAGGACAGAGTACCAAGCAGTGTCCTACGCACCTTCACCAACTTCATGTGTGCTTACCTTCATCCCGGCAGAAGACAAGATTACTATACAGAATGTCACTGGATTTTGCTCCCCTGCTTAAGCACATTCCTTTCATGCAGTATCTGTGGAGGCATTTCGCAGAACAG GTCTTGAATGAGGATCTGCGGCTTGTACTTGGCCAGCAAGAGCGCATGATCAACGGTGCAAACATCTGGAATTGGCCGGTATCCTACGATAAGCTCGGGGTAAGGTACAGGCTATGGAGAGGAGCTGTGGAGCAAGGAGCTAAGCAACTACCATTCGACAAACCCGTGTAG
- the LOC122311096 gene encoding filament-like plant protein: MEKRKWLWKRKSSDKSPGESESSGSVSSPSERYSDDPEVFKSSPNHNTQSPEVTSKSMACAEDVSDASSKKEAHDSVKRLTEKLSAALVNVSAKEDLVKQHAKVAEEAVAGWEKAENEVIVLKQQLESAIQQNSVLEDRVSHLDGALKELVRQLRQARDEQGQKIHEAVMTKTHEWETIKLQLESQLLEIQSNIDASKPGSCAIVDPDLYHKLEYLEKENSALKLELQSQSEELEIRTIERDLSTQAAETASKQHLDGIKKVAKLEAECRRLRSMPCKSSSANDHKSTTASSIYVESLIDSQSENGERLSLGEIDTRKMCSSDPNKCEHSCSDSWASALIAELDQFKNEKTAKRNIQASSVQMDLMDDFLEMERLAALPETKNGIHGLTPVVSHQSIDEDSSLRTELETMTGQIAELEEKLGKAEAQKAELETTLITSQEAIEASQLQLREAEAQKAELETTLITSQEVIEASQLQLREAELKLEELQMELNIAKETKQAVETRLIDMEAEARTMHAKVDSIEVEVKKERALSEEIAVQCRELEEELSMKRHEIELQKTASSNGELKIKQEDLAVAAGKLAECQKTIASLGNQLKSLATLEDFLIDTANIPELSAGASVNPKADGELWNLHCNETFSPKRDSGSSRVADEISGPSINKIEGNSPPSSSSETSAAALSNHVSYEKNRNGFAKFFSRTKSGIRLEI, encoded by the exons ATGGAAAAGAGGAAATGGTTGTGGAAGAGGAAGTCTTCGGACAAAAGCCCTGGTGAAAGTGAGAGTTCAGGTTCTGTATCTTCGCCTTCGGAGAGATACTCCGATGATCCG GAGGTATTCAAGTCATCTCCTAATCACAATACTCAATCACCCGAAGTCACATCCAAGTCTATGGCATGTGCTGAAGACGTTAGTGATGCTTCATCAAAGAAGGAGGCTCATGATAGTGTAAAACGCCTAACAGAGAAGTTATCAGCTGCTTTAGTTAATGTTAGTGCCAAAGAAGATTTGGTAAAGCAGCATGCAAAAGTTGCAGAAGAAGCAGTTGCAG GTTGGGAGAAGGCGGAGAACGAGGTGATTGTTCTAAAGCAACAACTTGAGTCTGCAATTCAGCAAAACTCAGTCCTTGAAGATCGGGTGAGCCATCTTGATGGGGCCCTTAAAGAACTAGTTCGGCAGCTAAGACAAGCAAGGGATGAGCAGGGGCAAAAGATCCATGAAGCTGTGATGACGAAAACCCATGAGTGGGAAACAATCAAACTCCAACTTGAGAGCCAGCTTCTTGAGATCCAGAGCAACATTGATGCGAGTAAACCTGGATCTTGTGCTATTGTTGATCCAGATCTTTACCACAAACTTGAGTATTTGGAGAAAGAGAACTCTGCTCTCAAACTTGAGCTCCAATCGCAGTCTGAGGAGTTGGAAATCAGGACGATCGAGAGAGACTTGAGTACCCAAGCAGCTGAGACGGCCAGCAAGCAACATTTAGATGGCATAAAGAAGGTGGCCAAGCTTGAGGCTGAGTGCCGGAGGCTCAGATCAATGCCTTGCAAATCCTCCTCAGCTAATGATCATAAATCCACCACTGCCTCCTCAATTTATGTTGAATCTCTCATTGATAGTCAGTCAGAGAATGGCGAGAGGCTCAGCTTGGGAGAAATTGATACCCGCAAGATGTGTAGCTCAGATCCAAATAAGTGTGAGCATAGTTGCTCAGACTCATGGGCATCTGCCCTAATTGCCGAGCTTGATCAGTTCAAAAATGAAAAGACTGCTAAAAGAAATATCCAAGCCTCTTCTGTTCAAATGGATCTTATGGATGATTTTCTTGAGATGGAGCGACTTGCTGCACTGCCCGAAACCAAGAATGGAATCCATGGCCTTACACCAGTGGTTTCCCATCAATCCATTGATGAAGACAGCTCCCTGAGAACTGAACTTGAAACCATGACTGGTCAGATAGCTGAATTAGAAGAGAAGTTAGGGAAGGCGGAAGCACAGAAAGCTGAATTGGAGACTACTCTAATCACAAGTCAAGAAGCTATCGAGGCATCCCAACTTCAGTTGAGGGAAGCAGAGGCACAGAAAGCTGAACTGGAGACTACTCTAATCACAAGTCAAGAAGTTATCGAGGCATCCCAACTTCAGCTGAGGGAAGCAGAGCTGAAATTGGAGGAGTTGCAAATGGAACTAAATATTGCAAAAGAAACCAAGCAAGCCGTCGAGACTAGACTGATTGACATGGAAGCAGAAGCAAGGACCATGCATGCAAAAGTTGACTCTATAGAAGTAGAGGTTAAAAAAGAGAGGGCATTGTCCGAAGAAATTGCAGTCCAGTGTCGGGAATTAGAGGAAGAGCTATCAATGAAGAGGCACGAAATTGAACTTCAGAAAACTGCAAGCTCTAATGGTGAACTGAAGATAAAGCAG GAGGATCTAGCTGTAGCTGCTGGAAAACTTGCAGAGTGTCAGAAAACAATAGCATCTCTTGGGAATCAACTGAAATCTCTAGCAACACTGGAGGACTTCCTGATTGACACTGCCAACATACCAGAGCTTTCTGCAGGTGCATCAGTGAATCCTAAAGCTGATGGAGAATTGTGGAATTTGCATTGTAATGAAACATTTTCGCCTAAAAGAGACTCTGGTTCTTCACGAGTTGCTGATGAGATTTCTGGTCcttcaataaacaaaattgaagGGAACTCGCCACCATCTTCGTCCTCAGAAACTTCAGCTGCTGCATTGTCAAATCATGTCAGCTATGAGAAGAACCGAAATGGTTTTGCCAAGTTTTTCTCTCGTACTAAGAGTGGGATACGATTAGAAATTTAG